In Chryseobacterium oranimense, a single window of DNA contains:
- a CDS encoding AAA family ATPase: MSDTYQAEDIRQLTEKVKEKNYLFSLLRQEINKVIIGQEYMIDRLLVGLLGNGHVLLEGVPGLAKTLAIKTLAEAVHGEFSRIQFTPDLLPADVVGTMIFNIKDNDFSIKKGPVFANFVLADEINRAPAKVQSALLEVMQEKQVTIGDETMKLPKPFLVLATQNPIDQEGTYLLPEAQSDRFMLKCKIDYPNFEDERTVMRMVSTSHQPVIKPVISLQDIVDAKELINQIYLDEKIEKYILDMVFATRYPENYGLSELKNYIGFGASPRASINLAIASRTYAFLKGRAFVIPEDVKALAQDVLRHRIGLTFEAEAEEISSEEIVNRILAKIQAP, from the coding sequence ATGTCAGATACATATCAAGCTGAAGATATCCGCCAGTTGACGGAAAAAGTAAAAGAAAAGAATTACTTATTTTCCCTTCTCAGACAGGAAATCAATAAAGTGATTATTGGCCAGGAATATATGATAGACCGCCTTTTGGTAGGTCTTTTAGGTAACGGACATGTCCTTTTGGAAGGAGTGCCGGGACTGGCAAAAACTTTAGCGATCAAAACCCTGGCAGAAGCTGTTCACGGTGAATTTTCAAGGATTCAGTTTACACCCGATCTGCTTCCGGCAGATGTAGTGGGAACAATGATCTTCAATATCAAAGACAATGATTTTTCAATTAAGAAAGGTCCTGTTTTTGCCAACTTTGTGCTGGCGGATGAGATCAACCGTGCGCCGGCAAAAGTACAGTCAGCACTGCTGGAGGTGATGCAGGAGAAGCAGGTAACCATTGGTGATGAAACCATGAAGCTTCCAAAACCGTTTTTGGTACTGGCTACCCAAAACCCGATCGATCAGGAAGGAACCTATTTGTTACCGGAAGCACAGAGCGACCGTTTCATGCTGAAATGTAAGATAGACTATCCTAATTTTGAAGACGAAAGAACGGTAATGAGAATGGTTTCTACCTCTCATCAGCCTGTCATCAAACCGGTGATATCCCTGCAGGATATTGTAGATGCTAAAGAACTGATCAACCAGATTTATCTGGATGAAAAGATCGAAAAATATATTCTGGATATGGTTTTTGCAACCCGTTACCCTGAAAATTACGGACTTTCCGAGCTTAAAAATTATATCGGTTTCGGAGCTTCTCCAAGAGCATCTATTAACCTTGCTATTGCGTCCAGAACCTATGCGTTCCTGAAAGGAAGAGCTTTTGTAATTCCTGAAGATGTAAAAGCATTGGCTCAGGATGTTCTAAGACACAGAATTGGTCTTACCTTCGAGGCGGAAGCAGAAGAAATTTCATCAGAAGAAATTGTCAACAGGATTCTGGCAAAAATACAGGCACCCTAA
- a CDS encoding GNAT family N-acetyltransferase: MSEVIIRKAVQEDCPSMLELIRELAEYEKALHEVTITLDEFTEDGFGKSPVWGAFVAEVNDEIVGISLYYDRFSTWKGRRLYLEDLVVTERMRGKQIGKLLFDATLEYGKANHYSGMVFQVLNWNEPAINFYKKYSPKFDDEWLNVSIELRN; this comes from the coding sequence ATGAGTGAGGTTATTATCCGAAAAGCTGTTCAGGAAGACTGTCCTTCGATGCTGGAGCTCATCCGTGAACTTGCGGAATATGAAAAGGCACTTCATGAGGTAACTATAACGCTGGATGAATTTACAGAGGACGGATTCGGAAAATCTCCGGTCTGGGGCGCTTTTGTTGCTGAAGTTAATGACGAAATTGTGGGAATTTCCCTATATTATGACAGATTTTCAACCTGGAAAGGAAGAAGACTATATCTTGAGGATCTTGTAGTGACTGAAAGAATGAGAGGAAAGCAGATAGGAAAACTTCTGTTTGATGCCACTCTGGAATATGGAAAAGCCAATCATTATAGCGGAATGGTTTTCCAGGTATTGAACTGGAACGAACCCGCCATTAATTTTTATAAGAAATACAGCCCGAAATTCGATGATGAATGGCTGAATGTTTCGATTGAATTGAGAAATTAG
- a CDS encoding DUF58 domain-containing protein, which translates to MEIKDIVKKVKQIEIRTRKKTEASLMGQYHSAFKGQGMTFSEVRPYQFGDEIRRIDWNKTARFREPFVKVMEEERELTMMLLVDISASMDYGTKGQLKREYVAEIAASLGFSAAGNNDKVGLILFADKVYKVIPPQKGRKHILSIISNILTADYVPAVSKIDKAMEYMMGIFKRKSLVFLFSDFEDDYDSKMLRVASKKHQLLGMRIYDEKDNEIPDIGYALLYDAETGKEVWANTSSARWRYTFAEAQKQKVRALEEDFATSSASFMNINTGADYSKLLYNYFQKK; encoded by the coding sequence ATGGAAATAAAAGATATTGTAAAAAAAGTAAAGCAGATAGAGATCCGTACCAGAAAGAAGACGGAAGCTTCACTTATGGGACAGTATCACAGTGCTTTTAAAGGGCAGGGTATGACGTTTTCGGAAGTCCGCCCATACCAGTTCGGGGATGAAATCCGCAGAATCGACTGGAACAAAACAGCCCGTTTCCGAGAACCGTTCGTAAAGGTAATGGAAGAGGAAAGAGAGCTTACGATGATGCTCTTGGTAGATATTTCTGCCTCTATGGATTACGGTACCAAAGGCCAACTCAAAAGAGAATATGTTGCAGAAATTGCTGCCAGTCTTGGATTTTCCGCAGCAGGAAATAATGATAAAGTAGGCCTGATCCTGTTTGCCGATAAAGTATATAAAGTAATCCCGCCCCAGAAAGGCAGAAAACATATTCTTTCCATCATCAGTAATATTCTGACAGCAGATTATGTCCCGGCCGTATCAAAGATTGATAAAGCAATGGAATATATGATGGGAATATTCAAGAGAAAATCTTTAGTATTCCTGTTCTCGGATTTTGAAGATGATTATGATTCTAAAATGCTTCGTGTGGCTTCAAAAAAACATCAGCTTTTGGGAATGAGGATCTATGATGAGAAAGATAATGAAATCCCTGACATAGGCTATGCTCTTTTGTACGATGCCGAAACAGGTAAAGAAGTCTGGGCCAATACTTCCAGTGCAAGATGGAGATACACATTTGCTGAAGCTCAGAAACAGAAGGTTCGGGCTCTGGAAGAAGATTTTGCCACCAGTTCGGCCAGTTTTATGAATATCAACACTGGTGCTGATTATTCAAAGCTGCTGTATAATTATTTCCAGAAAAAGTAA
- a CDS encoding BatD family protein, translating to MKKILLILSFLICGNAFSQILSSNLEKKTLALGEVNRLVIKIDNVHELQVVSAPKNELLPFHFEEIKDSIGQNQNSYERKIEFSVYEEGKFTIPELEFNVGGKVLKTIPYEIDVVNTAQKGDQINDIMNNKDVKLETKDYWELYKFYILAALAVIALIIAIIMFVKWGRKSKSSPVVATNQTLKELDSLKKKKYIEGGDFRSFYVELIDISRKFIARQYQLPADVLLTDDLIDVLKKNNTISQENERIVEDVFLRGDLVKFAKTFPDQTTMEKDFADIRDFVKRSSKDLEFENLRKDA from the coding sequence TTGAAAAAAATACTTTTAATACTTTCTTTTTTAATCTGTGGAAACGCTTTTTCACAGATACTTTCTTCCAATTTGGAGAAGAAGACCCTTGCTTTAGGCGAAGTCAATCGTTTAGTCATTAAAATAGACAATGTGCACGAGCTGCAGGTGGTTTCAGCCCCCAAAAATGAACTGCTTCCCTTCCATTTTGAAGAAATTAAAGACAGCATTGGACAAAACCAGAATTCTTACGAAAGAAAAATTGAATTTTCAGTGTATGAAGAGGGAAAATTTACCATTCCCGAGCTGGAATTCAATGTCGGGGGTAAGGTCTTAAAAACCATTCCTTACGAAATTGATGTTGTGAATACTGCCCAAAAAGGTGACCAGATCAATGACATCATGAACAATAAGGATGTGAAGCTTGAAACAAAAGATTACTGGGAGCTCTACAAGTTTTATATTCTTGCAGCCTTAGCAGTTATTGCCTTGATTATAGCCATCATTATGTTTGTCAAATGGGGCAGAAAATCAAAAAGTTCGCCTGTTGTTGCCACCAACCAGACTTTAAAGGAACTGGATTCCCTGAAAAAGAAAAAATATATAGAAGGTGGAGATTTCCGTTCGTTTTATGTTGAATTAATAGATATATCAAGAAAATTCATTGCCAGACAGTATCAGCTCCCTGCGGATGTTCTTCTTACAGATGATCTTATCGACGTCCTGAAAAAGAACAATACCATTTCCCAGGAAAACGAAAGGATAGTGGAAGATGTCTTTTTAAGAGGAGATCTGGTAAAGTTTGCCAAAACCTTTCCTGATCAAACCACAATGGAAAAAGATTTTGCAGATATCCGCGATTTTGTGAAAAGATCATCAAAAGATTTAGAATTTGAAAACTTAAGAAAGGATGCTTGA
- a CDS encoding VWA domain-containing protein, translating into MLDFEFYSPWFLLLFLLFIPLFIKDAGGKRKKGIKVPTVRNMDDSGGIRAVLALLKVSKYIILSALIIAMARPRTFTVSQDRDDTKGVDIMLSIDVSLSMLAKDLNPDRITALKDIAVKFVQKRPNDRIGVVAYAAEAFTKVPVTSDHQVVIDEIKNLNSAGLEPGTAIGEGLSVAVNHLIKSKAKSKVVILMTDGVSNIQNAIPPQMAAELAKNNNIKVYTIGIGTNGFALMPTSQDIFGDLIFTETAVTIDENTLREVAQTTGGRYFRATSNSSLEEVYDEINQLEKTDIKVSKLYNYDEYFKIFLWIALGMLFFDALLRWVLYKFLS; encoded by the coding sequence ATGCTTGATTTTGAATTTTACAGTCCGTGGTTCCTGCTGCTTTTCCTGCTGTTCATTCCTCTTTTTATAAAAGATGCGGGTGGAAAACGAAAGAAAGGGATCAAAGTTCCTACTGTCCGGAATATGGATGACAGTGGAGGAATCCGTGCTGTGCTTGCTCTGCTTAAAGTTTCAAAATATATTATTCTCTCTGCGCTGATAATTGCAATGGCCAGACCGAGAACATTTACGGTTTCCCAAGACAGGGATGATACCAAAGGTGTCGATATTATGCTTTCCATAGACGTTTCCCTGAGTATGCTTGCCAAAGACCTCAATCCGGACCGTATTACAGCATTAAAAGATATCGCTGTAAAATTTGTTCAAAAACGTCCGAACGACAGGATAGGAGTTGTAGCTTATGCCGCGGAAGCCTTTACAAAAGTTCCGGTGACTTCCGATCATCAGGTCGTTATAGATGAAATTAAAAATCTGAATTCCGCAGGTCTTGAACCGGGAACAGCTATTGGAGAAGGGCTTTCCGTAGCGGTAAACCACCTGATTAAAAGCAAGGCTAAAAGTAAAGTGGTGATTTTAATGACGGACGGGGTAAGCAATATCCAGAATGCAATTCCTCCGCAGATGGCCGCAGAGCTCGCCAAAAATAACAATATAAAAGTATATACCATCGGGATCGGAACCAATGGTTTTGCACTCATGCCTACTTCACAGGATATTTTCGGAGATCTGATCTTTACGGAAACGGCAGTAACTATTGATGAAAATACATTAAGAGAAGTTGCACAGACAACCGGCGGAAGATACTTTAGAGCAACTTCCAACAGCAGTCTGGAAGAGGTATATGATGAAATAAACCAGTTGGAAAAAACGGATATCAAAGTTTCCAAACTGTACAATTATGATGAATATTTTAAAATTTTCCTTTGGATCGCATTGGGAATGCTGTTTTTTGATGCACTGCTGCGATGGGTGTTATATAAATTTTTAAGCTGA
- a CDS encoding VWA domain-containing protein, translating to MNWSLGNYWYLLLLLLLPLLSFFLIRFLKWKKKRREIFADSRFHDSLFEKRSGFTKFFPALYLLGTLFLIFSIIDLLNGSEEVKTNQKLNNVIFMLDVSNSMNAEDIDPSRLSEAKNLMTAMMQKLKNDKIGIVIFAGEAVSIMPLTTDYGSAETYISAVETSSMKIQGTDFLKGMQAAVEKFKNVSKGSRKVVLLSDGEDNEGNDNAAIRLANKEGISITSVGIGTDEGAPVPEYVFGQLMGYKTDMDGGTVISKRQTEALKKMAESTGGDYIDGNNINEAPDKIIDAMNRKSSSAQTLVKSQNANHYYQYFLIVSIFFFFLIYILNPKKDFNI from the coding sequence ATGAATTGGTCGTTAGGAAATTACTGGTATTTATTATTGCTGCTGCTTTTGCCGCTGCTCTCTTTCTTTTTGATCCGTTTTTTGAAATGGAAAAAGAAAAGAAGGGAGATCTTTGCAGACAGCCGTTTTCATGACAGCCTGTTCGAAAAAAGATCCGGTTTTACAAAATTCTTTCCCGCTTTATACCTTTTGGGAACGCTTTTTCTGATATTTTCGATCATAGATCTGTTGAATGGCTCCGAGGAGGTAAAAACCAACCAAAAGCTTAATAATGTCATCTTTATGCTCGATGTTTCCAATTCAATGAATGCGGAAGATATTGATCCCAGCCGTCTTTCGGAAGCAAAGAATCTGATGACCGCCATGATGCAGAAACTGAAAAACGATAAGATTGGGATTGTCATTTTTGCTGGGGAAGCTGTTTCCATTATGCCGCTTACCACAGATTACGGTTCTGCGGAAACTTACATAAGTGCTGTGGAAACAAGCTCAATGAAAATCCAGGGAACCGATTTCCTGAAAGGGATGCAGGCAGCTGTAGAGAAATTTAAAAATGTAAGCAAAGGCTCAAGAAAAGTTGTTCTGCTGAGTGACGGAGAAGATAACGAAGGCAATGATAATGCTGCGATACGATTGGCCAATAAAGAAGGAATATCCATAACGTCGGTAGGAATAGGGACAGATGAAGGCGCTCCGGTTCCGGAATACGTCTTCGGACAGCTGATGGGCTATAAAACTGATATGGACGGAGGAACGGTGATTTCCAAAAGACAGACGGAAGCCCTTAAAAAAATGGCGGAATCTACAGGAGGGGATTATATAGACGGAAATAACATCAATGAAGCACCGGATAAGATCATAGATGCCATGAACAGGAAATCTTCATCTGCACAGACGCTGGTGAAGTCTCAGAATGCCAATCACTACTATCAGTATTTTTTAATAGTTTCTATTTTCTTTTTCTTTTTAATTTATATCTTGAACCCGAAAAAAGATTTCAATATTTAG
- a CDS encoding tetratricopeptide repeat protein — protein sequence MNTKIIFLSFLIVFSFSNVLSGQENYRTLVYEGNQKFNGKDYDGASSKYMEAVKVNEKDFAAHYNLGNALYKSKKYEEAKAEFDKAQKLSQTLPDKTAALHNLGNAYMQMNQPEKAADYYKQALKQNPYNEATRKNYEIAKLKEKEKQQKQKNEQNNSGKGGGGNDQNKNDDQKGDQKDQKQDQGSGQQNEGKSEQGNTPKQNQNDEGKMPKNLENAILDKVNEKEKETARKILNKNSYSVPQSNEKDW from the coding sequence ATGAATACTAAAATCATTTTTTTATCGTTTCTTATTGTTTTCTCATTCTCAAACGTATTGTCTGGGCAGGAAAACTATAGAACTTTAGTCTATGAAGGTAATCAGAAATTTAACGGGAAAGATTATGACGGAGCGTCTTCCAAGTATATGGAAGCCGTAAAAGTGAATGAAAAAGACTTTGCCGCGCATTATAACCTGGGAAATGCCTTATATAAAAGCAAAAAGTATGAAGAGGCTAAAGCAGAGTTTGATAAGGCCCAGAAGCTTTCGCAGACACTGCCGGATAAAACGGCTGCCCTCCATAACCTGGGAAACGCATACATGCAGATGAACCAGCCGGAAAAAGCAGCTGATTATTATAAGCAGGCTCTGAAACAGAATCCTTATAATGAAGCAACCCGGAAGAACTATGAAATTGCCAAGCTGAAAGAAAAAGAAAAACAGCAGAAGCAGAAAAACGAACAGAACAATTCAGGAAAAGGCGGCGGTGGAAATGATCAGAATAAAAATGATGATCAGAAAGGAGACCAGAAAGATCAGAAGCAGGATCAGGGCAGCGGCCAGCAGAATGAAGGAAAAAGCGAACAGGGAAACACACCTAAGCAAAACCAGAATGATGAGGGGAAAATGCCTAAGAACCTTGAAAATGCGATTTTAGATAAAGTCAACGAAAAAGAAAAAGAAACCGCCAGAAAAATCTTAAATAAGAATTCTTATTCGGTGCCGCAGAGCAACGAAAAAGATTGGTGA